From one Enterococcus sp. DIV2402 genomic stretch:
- a CDS encoding Gfo/Idh/MocA family protein → MNIGIIGTGAIAAIVTTALAKLETIHVRGVYSRTIEKAEQFAEKYNLPFYTNSLDDLCQQSEIDVIYVATPHSFHKEHVLIALIHDKHVLCEKPFTINEKDAQELFDFAIEKKLFLGEAFWTRFNPVFQSLKDIQDQQLIGEFKSVIANIGGYGLNNDRLIDKNLAGGALLDIGVYNLNLMFEIFGHEFTEMTTVWNQGATGVDYQHTLCFAFANQATATLHATIQAQTMNGALISGSEGYLTIDHVSECNQIDIYTHQHEKIQTVTKHPEMIGYEYEFLQLAACLKQGKTTFDEVPPSFTQQLLHVTDCIRQDWQLNYSGEA, encoded by the coding sequence ATGAATATTGGAATCATTGGTACAGGTGCCATTGCAGCAATTGTTACAACAGCATTAGCAAAGTTAGAGACGATCCATGTTAGAGGTGTTTATTCAAGAACGATAGAAAAAGCGGAGCAATTCGCAGAAAAGTATAACCTTCCTTTCTATACAAATTCATTAGATGACTTGTGTCAACAATCAGAAATCGATGTCATTTATGTTGCAACGCCGCATAGTTTTCATAAAGAACATGTTTTAATTGCGTTAATACATGACAAACATGTACTTTGTGAGAAACCGTTTACGATTAACGAAAAAGACGCACAGGAATTATTTGATTTCGCTATAGAGAAGAAATTATTTTTAGGAGAAGCTTTTTGGACACGATTTAATCCAGTTTTTCAATCGTTAAAAGACATTCAAGATCAACAATTAATTGGTGAATTTAAATCTGTTATTGCAAATATTGGTGGGTATGGTTTAAACAATGATCGGCTTATCGATAAAAATTTAGCTGGAGGAGCGTTATTAGATATTGGTGTATATAACTTAAATTTGATGTTTGAAATTTTTGGGCATGAGTTTACCGAGATGACTACCGTTTGGAATCAAGGCGCTACAGGAGTTGACTATCAACATACACTTTGCTTTGCCTTTGCTAATCAAGCAACTGCGACCTTACATGCGACGATTCAAGCCCAAACAATGAACGGCGCCCTCATTAGTGGAAGTGAAGGTTATTTGACGATTGACCATGTTTCTGAATGCAATCAAATTGATATTTACACGCATCAACACGAAAAGATTCAGACAGTCACCAAACATCCAGAAATGATAGGTTATGAATACGAATTTTTACAGTTGGCTGCGTGTTTAAAACAAGGAAAAACAACTTTTGATGAAGTTCCTCCAAGTTTTACCCAACAGCTCTTGCATGTTACTGATTGTATTCGTCAAGATTGGCAACTAAATTATTCAGGAGAAGCTTAA
- a CDS encoding YdhK family protein — translation MKNRKILTVIGLSSLVILGACSSGTTQDSSHENHSTNTTVSEASTSTSVETSIASSEMMHHHDSGEIPPGMKEAENPKYPVGTHVTLTATHMPGMENAQATIVGAYDTTIYEVSYQPTNGGAEVKNHKWVVQEELEDSEEVASAGDTVVLEAEHMEGMKGANATVDEAIQGTVYVVDYEPADGGEMMMNHMWVTEAEITE, via the coding sequence ATGAAGAACAGAAAAATTTTAACAGTAATAGGTTTAAGTTCATTAGTTATTTTAGGAGCATGTTCGTCAGGAACAACACAAGATTCAAGCCACGAAAATCATTCCACAAATACGACAGTATCAGAAGCAAGTACTTCGACGAGTGTAGAAACCTCTATTGCAAGTAGTGAAATGATGCATCACCATGATTCTGGTGAAATTCCACCGGGGATGAAAGAGGCTGAAAATCCTAAATATCCAGTAGGAACACACGTGACTTTGACTGCAACTCACATGCCAGGAATGGAAAATGCTCAAGCGACGATTGTAGGTGCCTATGACACAACCATCTATGAAGTGAGCTATCAGCCAACAAATGGTGGAGCAGAAGTGAAGAACCATAAGTGGGTTGTGCAAGAAGAGCTTGAAGACTCTGAAGAAGTTGCATCAGCAGGAGATACCGTTGTCTTAGAAGCTGAGCATATGGAAGGTATGAAAGGTGCAAATGCGACTGTCGACGAAGCAATTCAGGGTACTGTGTATGTGGTAGATTATGAACCAGCGGACGGTGGCGAAATGATGATGAATCATATGTGGGTCACAGAAGCTGAAATAACTGAATAG
- the allD gene encoding ureidoglycolate dehydrogenase, whose product MATEKLIKVTPEELHKLIQNKLQAAGLPEIQAVETANHLVYADLCGVHSHGAVRVEYYSERINKGGITLEPEVYFEKTGDCSGVFHGDNAQGQYIANLALEPAIAMAKEKGVAVVGVSKCGHTGTLSYYLRKIAEAGLLGMSMTQSDPMAVPFGGAEPYYGTNPIGFGAPSNTDTPLIFDMATTVQAWGKILDARSKGKEIPADWAVDEEGQATTDPNKVRGLMPIAGPKGYGLMMMVDVFSGVLMNLPFGKHVSSMYDDLTAGRNLGQLYIILDPARFGSADMFKEHITQTMEELNATKPAKGYSSVRYPGQGSNQRYEKNRREGVEIPESIINYLKSDVIHNDSYEGLSAFAN is encoded by the coding sequence ATGGCAACAGAAAAACTAATTAAAGTAACACCGGAAGAATTGCATAAATTAATCCAGAATAAACTTCAAGCAGCAGGTCTGCCTGAAATACAAGCGGTAGAAACAGCGAATCATCTAGTTTACGCTGATTTATGTGGCGTCCATTCACATGGAGCAGTTCGAGTAGAGTATTATTCAGAGCGAATTAATAAAGGTGGGATTACCTTAGAACCAGAAGTTTATTTTGAAAAAACTGGCGATTGTTCTGGTGTTTTCCATGGAGATAATGCGCAAGGACAATACATTGCCAACTTAGCATTAGAACCAGCAATTGCCATGGCCAAGGAGAAAGGGGTCGCGGTAGTAGGGGTCTCTAAATGTGGTCACACTGGGACGCTTTCTTATTATCTACGTAAAATCGCAGAAGCAGGTTTACTAGGAATGTCGATGACTCAATCTGATCCAATGGCTGTGCCTTTTGGTGGTGCAGAGCCCTATTATGGAACAAATCCAATTGGTTTTGGCGCACCAAGTAATACTGACACGCCACTCATTTTTGATATGGCTACTACGGTTCAAGCATGGGGAAAAATTTTAGATGCACGTTCAAAAGGCAAAGAAATTCCAGCCGACTGGGCAGTTGATGAAGAAGGTCAAGCGACGACAGACCCAAACAAAGTGCGAGGCTTGATGCCAATTGCTGGTCCAAAAGGTTACGGACTCATGATGATGGTAGATGTTTTTTCAGGTGTCTTAATGAATCTACCATTTGGAAAACACGTAAGCTCAATGTATGACGATTTAACAGCTGGTCGTAATTTAGGGCAGTTATATATTATTCTAGATCCTGCTCGTTTTGGTAGCGCAGATATGTTTAAAGAACATATTACCCAAACAATGGAAGAATTAAATGCGACAAAACCGGCGAAAGGCTATTCAAGTGTCCGTTATCCTGGACAAGGCTCAAATCAACGCTACGAAAAAAATCGCAGAGAAGGCGTTGAAATTCCTGAATCAATTATTAATTATTTGAAATCAGATGTTATTCATAATGATAGTTACGAAGGATTAAGTGCCTTTGCAAATTAA
- a CDS encoding LysR substrate-binding domain-containing protein: protein MLDFRIETFLVVCKHLNFTKAAKELCITQPAVSQHIKYLEINYQTKFFHYEGKKLLLTNEGKLFLETVSTMKHDEAFLREKLTQEKTGQYHLKLGATLTIGEFILPNKLGNFLIQHPDMQITMLVNNTEQLLHQLDTGVLDFVLIEGYFPKNEYSFVPYARENFVCVAGQNYSFSKQPEILEDLLQEPLIIRETGSGTRDIFEKNLERQNLLLNDFSKLIEIGNIATIKKLVAHNLGVTALYEIAVKEELTNGSLIKIPIADLQHSHDFYFVWRKNSVFSDFYKHLASSL, encoded by the coding sequence ATGTTAGATTTTCGAATTGAAACTTTTTTAGTTGTTTGTAAACACCTGAATTTTACAAAAGCTGCAAAAGAATTATGTATTACGCAACCAGCTGTTTCCCAACATATCAAATACTTGGAAATCAACTACCAAACCAAATTTTTTCATTACGAAGGTAAGAAGTTATTGCTAACAAATGAAGGCAAATTGTTTTTGGAGACTGTTTCAACAATGAAACACGATGAAGCTTTTTTAAGAGAAAAATTAACACAAGAAAAAACTGGACAATATCATCTGAAACTAGGAGCCACATTGACAATTGGCGAGTTCATTTTACCAAATAAGCTTGGCAATTTTTTGATTCAGCATCCCGATATGCAAATCACAATGTTGGTGAATAATACCGAACAACTCCTCCATCAACTAGATACAGGAGTGTTAGATTTTGTTTTGATTGAAGGCTATTTTCCTAAAAATGAATACAGCTTTGTCCCTTACGCTCGAGAAAATTTCGTCTGTGTCGCTGGTCAAAACTATTCATTTTCCAAACAGCCAGAAATTTTAGAAGATTTATTACAAGAACCTTTAATTATTCGTGAGACGGGTTCTGGTACACGAGATATTTTCGAAAAAAATTTAGAACGGCAAAACTTATTATTGAATGATTTTTCTAAGTTAATTGAAATTGGCAATATCGCTACCATCAAGAAGCTCGTTGCGCACAATCTTGGCGTTACCGCCTTATACGAAATCGCTGTGAAAGAAGAGCTCACTAACGGAAGCTTAATAAAAATTCCAATTGCCGATTTACAACATTCTCATGATTTTTATTTTGTTTGGCGAAAAAACAGTGTCTTTTCAGATTTTTACAAACATTTAGCAAGTTCTCTTTAA